The following proteins are encoded in a genomic region of Coffea eugenioides isolate CCC68of chromosome 6, Ceug_1.0, whole genome shotgun sequence:
- the LOC113775231 gene encoding threonine synthase, chloroplastic produces the protein MASSPLFNSFLPKPTTAAPSPPSTSLSFSAKYVPFTAITSSSDSSPTAESYSLDEIVYRSRTGSLLDVQHDMAALKQFDGQYWRSLFDSRVGKTTWPYGSGVWSKKEWVLPEISDDDIVSAFEGNTNLFWAERFGKVHLDMYDLWVKHCGISHTGSFKDLGMTVLVSQVNRLRKMKRPLVGVGCASTGDTSAALSAYCAAANIPSIVFLPANKISMAQLVQPIANGAFVLSIDTDFDGCMKLIRQVTSELPIYLANSLNSLRLEGQKTAAIEILQQFDWEVPDWVIVPGGNLGNIYAFYKGFNMCQELGLVDRIPRLVCAQAANANPLYLYYKSGWQEFQPVRASTTFASAIQIGDPVSIDRAVFALKNSNGIVEEATEEELMDAMALADSTGMFICPHTGVALTALTKLRKSGIIGPTDRTVVVSTAHGLKFTQSKIDYHSRQIKDMSCRLANPPVQVKSDFGAVMDVLKNYLDSRAS, from the coding sequence ATGGCTTCTTCACCACTGTTCAATTCATTCCTCCCCAAACCCACAACCGCTGCCCCGTCACCTCCAAGTACGTCCCTCAGCTTCTCTGCCAAGTACGTCCCCTTCACTGCCATCACCTCCAGCTCTGACTCTTCCCCTACCGCAGAATCCTACTCCCTCGATGAAATCGTCTACCGCAGCCGCACCGGCAGCCTTCTTGATGTGCAGCATGACATGGCCGCCCTGAAACAATTCGACGGTCAATACTGGAGGTCTTTGTTTGACTCCCGCGTTGGCAAAACCACGTGGCCTTACGGTTCGGGTGTCTGGTCCAAGAAAGAGTGGGTTTTGCCTGAAATTTCAGACGATGATATTGTCAGTGCATTCGAGGGAAATACCAATCTTTTCTGGGCTGAGCGGTTTGGAAAAGTACATCTAGATATGTATGATTTGTGGGTGAAGCATTGCGGGATTAGCCACACGGGCAGCTTTAAGGATCTGGGCATGACAGTTTTGGTTAGTCAAGTGAACAGGTTACGAAAAATGAAACGTCCTTTGGTTGGGGTGGGCTGTGCTTCCACCGGCGACACCTCGGCGGCTTTATCGGCTTATTGCGCGGCTGCGAATATTCCGTCCATTGTTTTTCTGCCAGCTAACAAGATTTCCATGGCGCAGTTGGTTCAGCCCATAGCAAATGGTGCATTTGTGCTCAGTATTGATACTGATTTCGATGGATGCATGAAACTGATACGTCAAGTCACCTCAGAGTTACCTATATACTTGGCGAATTCATTGAATAGTTTGAGGCTGGAAGGACAAAAAACGGCTGCCATTGAAATTCTGCAGCAGTTTGACTGGGAAGTGCCTGATTGGGTAATAGTTCCCGGCGGGAATTTAGGGAATATCTATGCATTCTATAAAGGGTTCAACATGTGCCAAGAATTGGGGTTGGTTGATCGAATTCCTAGGCTTGTCTGTGCACAAGCTGCAAATGCAAATCCTTTGTATTTGTATTATAAATCAGGGTGGCAGGAGTTTCAGCCAGTGAGGGCTAGCACCACTTTTGCTTCTGCTATACAAATTGGCGACCCTGTTTCGATTGACAGAGCTGTTTTTGCTTTGAAGAATTCAAATGGGATTGTGGAGGAGGCTACCGAGGAGGAATTGATGGATGCTATGGCTTTGGCTGATTCTACTGGGATGTTTATTTGTCCGCACACTGGAGTTGCATTAACAGCTTTGACAAAGCTTAGGAAGAGTGGAATTATTGGTCCGACCGACAGAACTGTTGTGGTGAGTACTGCTCACGGTTTGAAATTTACTCAGTCCAAGATTGATTATCACTCTAGACAGATCAAAGACATGTCTTGCCGTTTAGCGAATCCTCCAGTGCAAGTGAAATCTGATTTTGGGGCTGTCATGGATGTTTTGAAGAACTACTTAGATAGTAGAGCTTCTTAG